The genomic interval GTATTCATAATTTTACTTTCTAACAGAATTAACTAATCAACATAGAATCACATGTGTTTAAAAAATATCATTTTTAAATTTCTTTTCTTGTCTGTCTTTATAGTGACGAGTTGTAAATCAGAAAAAACAGCAGAAAAATCTATAAATACAAGTAAAAAACCAAACATTGTGGTTATTTATTTAGACGATTTAGGCTACGGAGATTTAAGTGCTTACGGAGCAACAGAAATTCAAACTCCTAATATTGATGCTTTGGCAAATGGCGGAATTAAATTTACAAATGGGTACGCTTCTTCAGCAACGTGTACACCAAGTAGATATGCGTTGTTAACAGGTGTGTATCCTTGGCGAAATAAAAATGCAAGAATTTTAGCGGGTTCTGCTCCTTTAATTATTGATGTTGCACAACAAACATTACCAAAAGTGTTAAAGAAACAAGGCTATCAAACTGCAATTGTTGGTAAATGGCATTTAGGTTTAGGATCTGGGGATGTTAATTGGAACGGAAAAATAACTCCGGGTCCTAATGAAGTTGGTTTCGATTCCTCTTACATTATGGCGGCTACGCAAGATAGAGTACCAACGGTTTATATAGATAACGGCCATGTGGTAGGTTTGGATAAAAATGATCCTATTGAAGTAGATTACAAAAAGAATTTTGAAGGTGAGCCTACAGCAAAATCAAATCCAGAAATGACCACTATGAAGTGGCATCACGGACATAACAATAGCATTGTAAACGGAATTCCGAGAATTGGATTTATGAAAGGTGGTGAGGCTGCAAAATGGACGGATATTGATATGGCAGATCACTTTTTAGGAAAAGCACAAGAATATGTAAAAACGCATAAAGAGCAACCTTTCTTTTTGTATTATGCGATGCAGCAACCACACGTACCAAGAACTCCACATCCTCGTTTTGTAGGTAAATCT from Polaribacter sejongensis carries:
- a CDS encoding sulfatase family protein, with protein sequence MCLKNIIFKFLFLSVFIVTSCKSEKTAEKSINTSKKPNIVVIYLDDLGYGDLSAYGATEIQTPNIDALANGGIKFTNGYASSATCTPSRYALLTGVYPWRNKNARILAGSAPLIIDVAQQTLPKVLKKQGYQTAIVGKWHLGLGSGDVNWNGKITPGPNEVGFDSSYIMAATQDRVPTVYIDNGHVVGLDKNDPIEVDYKKNFEGEPTAKSNPEMTTMKWHHGHNNSIVNGIPRIGFMKGGEAAKWTDIDMADHFLGKAQEYVKTHKEQPFFLYYAMQQPHVPRTPHPRFVGKSGMGPRGDVILEADWVVGEFINTLKEEGLLENTLIVFSSDNGPVLNDGYFDDAVEKLGKHDPKGGLRGGKYSLLEAGTRVPFITYWKGTIKPAVSDAIVCQMDLLASLANLTGTSEETTDSKDILSAFIGDADKGRDHLLIEANSKTALRSGDWLMIPPYKGWEFNKKVNTDLGVLPKLQLYNLKEDVGQQKNLAETNPEKLAEMIQVYESLRGEKIKEI